The Drosophila biarmipes strain raj3 chromosome 2L, RU_DBia_V1.1, whole genome shotgun sequence genome has a window encoding:
- the LOC108032736 gene encoding uncharacterized protein LOC108032736 isoform X1: MDLQQFLSLERQQLQKERQRLATQNHCPAAQLMQCPDFKVQCRRAKEFKESTESNEPATQPSSLATGGQNEELHLDLQLEGEGEKPELPEDDELASRNPSKSTKEFANQRQLLVGSARQYKSPDASVRRNLENERPLSENRLPIRRSDDMEQWVTDTFYSYFPGFNNENQKRQNYLRERQRENQQNFLKHQMLHPPATKHPRPGQVRKASQPPAVPAQNRSSQSSTSTSNHSTTDKTDLELIVNSNPNYVPPKIRTGTTRQKLLHDLGHVELSNIVTGDGIMERNLRSAELETARKKDYQRDLMQQIDEKRRSIELIREKERRQEEALTRRLEAQLKTIQLEEQLEKERLRAERARIDSEQNRLMREQLLAKLEQDAQLLQAKETNNLADTPRTSRIKGKSYNASNISTDSNANRVYKYFSNSAHHEYRRGQPLPPAVELDFEVPQMAKIERECFHLCDKICPLCDEPLKSYESCCLRCQRKLAVKLKQKEPKRNGEKTEDDSEENKEELEDRGEDREEEPNHNCQSSYALVCHKCERLYAMCTQCLAKSDVCRACQRERNVCMNCRRNLCSFCLEEVACGRDTERTHVNDKETTRESPKSDAFKVLELNYAVAPAKDSTAGLSDVSPPYSVNIARNSVFHADYKPTPVKPSILDQLPTSGSANTSLEIDSADEQAVERLRRQTDQRLSRYLKNYGDLATKQQQKLQQMELQRSKSESRHRGTQTTPQSLARRDVVLREAAGHNLSMPLLREMPKMTRQETGAPLAENGQRKIDNLKKRWEVPAVQKFTVSTSSPKILTQVGAIRKQLQAARFFDDEVDPEDY; this comes from the exons ATGGACCTGCAACAGTTCCTTTCCCTGGAGCGCCAGCAACTGCAGAAGGAGCGCCAGCGCCTGGCCACCCAAAATCATTGCCCCGCCGCCCAGCTAATGCAGTGCCCGGACTTCAAAGTGCAATGTCGCAGGGCCAAGGAGTTTAAGGAGTCCACGGAGTCCAATGAACCCGCCACACAACCGTCTTCCTTGGCAACCGGCGGCCAAAACGAAGAACTCCACTTGGACTTGCAACtggagggggagggggagaAGCCGGAGCTTCCGGAGGACGACGAACTGGCCTCCCGCAACCCCTCGAAATCCACCAAGGAATTCGCGAATCAGCGCCAGCTGCTCGTCGGCAGTGCCCGGCAGTACAAGTCGCCAGATGCGTCGGTGCGGCGCAATTTGGAGAACGAGCGACCGCTCAGCGAGAACCGCTTGCCAATCCGTCGGTCG GATGATATGGAGCAATGGGTTACGGACACATTTTATTCGTACTTCCCCGGCTTTAACAATGAAAATCAGAAGCGGCAGAATTATTTGCGTGAGCGACAGCGCGAGAACCAGCAGAACTTTCTCAAGCACCAG ATGCTCCATCCGCCGGCCACCAAGCATCCGCGACCGGGACAAGTGAGGAAGGCATCCCAACCGCCGGCGGTTCCGGCCCAAAACCGCTCCAGCCAATCTAGCACCAGCACCTCGAACCACAGCACAACGGATAAGACTGACTTAGAGTTAATTGTAAATAGTAATCCCAACTATGTGCCGCCCAAGATTCGGACCGGCACAACGCGTCAGAAACTCCTTCATGACCTGGGTCATGTGGAGCTCTCGAATATTGTAACAGGCGATGGTATAATGGAGCGCAATCTGCGGAGTGCCGAGCTGGAAACAGCTCGCAAAAAGGACTACCAGCGGGACCTAATGCAGCAAATCGATGAGAAGCGTCGCTCTATAGAATTGATAAGGGAAAAAGAGCGTCGTCAGGAGGAGGCACTGACCAG GCGACTGGAGGCCCAACTAAAAACAATACAGTTGGAAGAGCAGTTGGAGAAGGAGCGTTTGCGAGCCGAAAGG GCTCGCATCGACTCGGAACAGAATCGCTTGATGCGCGAACAGTTGTTGGCCAAGCTGGAGCAGGATGCCCAGTTGCTGCAAGCCAAGGAGACAAACAATCTAGCCGACACGCCCAGGACGTCTCGCATCAAAGGCAAAAGCTACAACGCCAGCAATATCAGCACAGATAGCAACGCCAACCGGGTGTACAAATACTTCAGCAACTCGGCCCATCACGAGTACAGACGTGGTCAGCCCTTGCCGCCGGCCGTTGAGCTGGACTTTGAGGTGCCCCAAATGGCCAAGATCGAGCGCGAGTGCTTCCATCTCTGCGATAAAATTTGTCCGCTCTGCGATGAGCCGCTAAAGAGCTACGAGAGCTGCTGCCTGCGATGCCAGCGGAAATTGGCCGTAAAACTTAAGCAAAAGGAGCCCAAGCGGAATGGCGAAAAGACGGAGGACGACTCAGAGGAGAACAAAGAGGAGCTGGAGGACCGGGGTGAAGATAGGGAGGAGGAACCTAACCATAACTGCCAGAGCAGCTACGCCCTGGTGTGCCACAAATGTGAGCGCCTCTATGCCATGTGCACCCAGTGCCTGGCCAAAAGCGATGTCTGCCGGGCATGCCAGCGGGAGCGGAATGTCTGCATGAACTGTCGCCGGAATCTGTGCTCGTTTTGCCTGGAGGAGGTTGCCTGCGGCAGGGACACGGAGCGCACTCATGTTAATGACAAGGAAACCACCAGGGAATCTCCTAAAAGCGACGCCTTTAAAGTCCTCGAACTGAACTATGCTGTCGCCCCAGCTAAGGATTCCACGGCCGGTTTGTCCGATGTGTCGCCTCCATATTCTGTGAACATAGCGCGAAACTCTGTATTCCATGCCGACTATAAGCCGACTCCCGTGAAGCCTTcaatcctcgaccagctgccGACCTCGGGGAGTGCCAACACCAGTTTAGAGATAGACAGCGCCGATGAGCAGGCTGTGGAGCGGTTGCGTCGTCAAACGGATCAGCGGTTGTCTCGCTACCTCAAAAACTACGGCGATCTGGCCaccaagcagcagcagaagttGCAGCAGATGGAGTTGCAGCGGAGCAAGAGCGAGTCCCGTCATCGCGGCACTCAAACTACACCGCAATCGTTAGCCAGAAGGGATGTTGTCCTCAGGGAGGCAGCTGGTCACAATCTTTCGATGCCTCTCCTTCGCGAGATGCCCAAAATGACGCGTCAGGAGACGGGTGCACCCCTGGCTGAAAATGGCCAACGCAAGATTGACAATCTAAAAAAGCGATGGGAG GTGCCTGCCGTGCAAAAGTTCACCGTTTCAACATCATCGCCTAAAATCTTAACCCAAGTGGGAGCCATAAGAAAGCAGTTACAGGCGGCGAGATTCTTTGATGATGAAGTTGATCCGGAAGATTATTAG
- the LOC108032398 gene encoding dynein intermediate chain 3, ciliary: MGTLGNQFILSRERRRFGRQCLFTDRNEMLLSVNPSGRLRLKYILRNPIHEKTQLSKQYAASSVLTHNVSLDSHGMNHFEGGWNVKEVNVMDEESTLRYRKKVERDDSWGIEVSKLMHDVMQISSANNAVNIYQDFFVDLPEDLGRGINMKIAARCTHVFHDLWIPSRHLVLCEWLNNDPNQFLLTFSNRKSLEPNYTKPLNTMPDFGNDNPHGFYVWDLDDATRPVAHYDCQRVLLIAKVCVKDEGYMVGGFQEGQVGFWQTDSMGGPKRMCPLEACHREATTALCWVHSKLNTEFYSGSLDGSVKYWDTRDLLMPVNEVLAEPLPQQVQNRQDAHGVTVLEFEYTIPVRYIFGTDMGCVFVGNRKGLTPQETIVGVYQLFAGPIRCVMRNPFFVKNFLLVGDWRVRIWSEEVKNCPSTFYFRRPNQVISGAWSTGRCSLFCIGDDKCNLEFWDLLMSHTRPIMTIKMKHVVTHLVFKPDGSMLAVSMANGDCVMLRLEEGMRSATVKEKSLMMAMFEREISRCKLLEAREEEMKLKKRLTTIFEEEERKSKEKLEAKKKKAQARKDQEPKPEDEATIFLRMIESDSEFSKAILDFNECIESVAAKRSKRVFNMEHTVFETNPPQFTA; the protein is encoded by the exons ATGGGCACTTTGGGCAACCAATTCATCCTGTCGCGGGAGCGTCGTCGCTTTGGGCGGCAGTGCCTCTTCACGGACCGCAACGAAATGCTGCTGAGTGTGAATCCCAGTGGACGCCTGCGCCTCAAGTACATCCTGCGCAATCCTATCCACGAGAAGACTCAGCTGAGCAAGCAGTACGCCGCGTCCTCGGTGCTGACCCACAATGTGAGCCTGGACTCGCACGGGATGAACCACTTCGAGGGCGGCTGGAACGTCAAGGAGGTGAACGTCATGGACGAGGAGTCCACTCTGCGCTATCGCAAGAAGGTGGAGCGTGACGACTCCTGGGGCATTGAGGTTAGCAAGCTGATGCACGACGTGATGCAGATCAGTTCGGCCAACAATGCGGTCAACATCTATCAGGACTTCTTTGTGGACCTGCCCGAGGATCTGGGCCGCGGGATTAACATGAAGATTGCGGCCAGGTGTACCCACGTCTTCCACGACCTGTGGATTCCATCGCGCCATCTGGTCCTGTGCGAATGGCTGAACAATGATCCCAATCAGTTTCTCCTGACCTTCTCCAACCGCAAGAGCCTGGAGCCGAATTACACAAAACCACTGAACACAATGCCGGACTTTGGCAACGATAATCCCCACGGATTCTACGTTTGGGACCTGGACGACGCCACTCGCCCGGTGGCCCACTACGATTGCCAGCGGGTCCTGCTGATCGCCAAGGTGTGCGTCAAGGATGAGGGCTACATGGTGGGTGGCTTCCAGGAGGGTCAGGTGGGCTTCTGGCAAACGGACAGCATGGGCGGCCCGAAGAGGATGTGCCCCTTGGAGGCGTGTCACCGCGAAGCCACCACGGCCCTCTGCTGGGTGCACTCCAAGCTCAATACGGAGTTCTATTCGGGTTCACTGGACGGGTCCGTCAAGTACTGGGACACCCGGGATCTGCTGATGCCGGTGAACGAGGTCCTGGCCGAACCGCTTCCCCAGCAGGTTCAGAACCGTCAGGATGCCCATGGCGTGACGGTCCTGGAATTCGAGTACACCATCCCGGTGCGCTACATCTTCGGCACCGACATGGGCTGTGTGTTCGTCGGGAATCGCAAGGGTCTCACTCCGCAGGAGACCATCGTGGGGGTCTATCAACTGTTCGCCGGCCCCATCCGCTGTGTGATGCGCAATCCGTTCTTCGTGAAGAACTTCCTCTTGGTGGGAGATTGGCGGGTGCGCATCTGGTCGGAGGAGGTGAAGAACTGCCCCAGCACCTTCTACTTCCGCCGGCCCAACCAGGTGATCAGCGGTGCCTGGAGCACCGGCCGCTGCTCGCTGTTCTGCATCGGCGACGACAAGTGCAACCTGGAGTTCTGGGACCTCCTCATGTCCCACACTCGTCCCATCATGACCATCAAAATGAAGCACGTCGTCACCCACTTGGTCTTCAAGCCGGATGGATCTATGCTCGCGGTGAGCATGGCCAACGGGGATTGCGTGATGCTCCGCTTGGAGGAGGGCATGCGAAGTGCCACCGTGAAGGAGAAGTCCCTCATGATGGCG ATGTTTGAGCGGGAGATATCGCGCTGCAAGCTTTTGGAGGCCCGCGAGGAGGAGATGAAGCTGAAGAAGCGCCTGACCACCATTTTCGAGGAGGAGGAACGCAAGTCCAAGGAGAAGCTGGAggccaagaagaagaaggccCAGGCCAGGAAGGACCAGGAGCCAAAGCCGGAGGACGAGGCCACCATTTTCCTCAGGATGATCGAGAGCGATTCGGAATTCAGCAAGGCTATTTTGGACTTCAACGAATGCATCGAAAGCGTGGCCGCCAAGCGATCCAAGCGGGTCTTCAACATGGAACACACTGTCTTCGAAACCAATCCACCACAATTTACGGCCTAA
- the LOC108032456 gene encoding membrane-associated progesterone receptor component 2, protein MSGSTKTMDQSTNWFSSFYNTIKQTPINLALVIVSTIVFLKVARLTRRRCQNRGKKQKVDAELPALRRDFTVGELSEYDGFREDGRILVAINFNVYDVSRAVHYYGPDGVYPTYAGRDISRNLINFSVDLNESQKFDDLCDLSISQMNILREWDQQYKEKYPLVGKLLRPGERPTNYTDEEDLESEPEVQRMG, encoded by the coding sequence ATGTCGGGCAGTACCAAGACTATGGATCAGAGCACTAACTGGTTCTCCAGCTTCTACAACACCATCAAGCAGACGCCCATCAATTTGGCCCTGGTGATTGTGTCAACCATCGTGTTCCTGAAGGTCGCCCGACTGACCCGGCGTCGTTGTCAGAATCGTGGAAAGAAACAGAAAGTGGATGCGGAGCTTCCAGCTCTACGGAGGGACTTCACTGTTGGCGAACTCAGCGAATACGACGGATTCCGGGAAGATGGCCGCATCCTTGTGGCCATAAACTTCAATGTCTACGATGTTTCGCGTGCCGTGCACTATTACGGGCCAGATGGCGTCTATCCAACCTATGCCGGGCGGGACATTTCGCGCAACTTGATCAATTTTTCGGTGGACTTGAATGAGAGCCAGAAATTCGATGATCTATGCGACCTGTCCATAAGCCAAATGAACATCTTGAGGGAGTGGGACCAGCAGTACAAGGAGAAGTACCCACTGGTTGGGAAACTCCTGCGCCCAGGAGAGCGCCCAACCAACTATACCGACGAGGAGGACTTGGAGTCGGAGCCAGAGGTGCAGCGAATGGGATGA
- the LOC108032431 gene encoding FAD synthase, with amino-acid sequence MKFASQFWPRVWHSQLKNRGLHVPPVETKRLNDQLRDKLEHSQELIKRAMNVYKPNEMMLCFNGGKDCTVLLDILAKIKPPSVPLRAVYVKSADPFEELEKFVDDCAQRYGLQMLRYEGVLKLAFEQLVTEDPQVRAMFLGCRRSDPGGSNLHEMLPCDNGWPAMMRIFPLLHWSYHDIWSYLRSNNVPYCCLYDQGYTSLGDRSSTRLNPSLLVYNQQLGKMTYRAAHELEDIRLERANRDEQGQATVGESKQ; translated from the coding sequence ATGAAGTTCGCTTCTCAGTTCTGGCCCAGAGTGTGGCATTCTCAGCTTAAGAACCGCGGGTTGCATGTTCCACCAGTCGAAACGAAAAGATTGAACGACCAATTGAGAGACAAACTTGAGCACTCCCAAGAGTTGATAAAACGTGCAATGAATGTGTACAAGCCAAATGAGATGATGCTGTGCTTTAATGGTGGCAAGGATTGCACGGTCTTGTTGgatattttggccaaaattaAGCCACCATCGGTGCCACTGAGAGCAGTGTATGTAAAGTCTGCGGATCCCTTCGAGGAGCTGGAGAAGTTCGTCGATGACTGTGCTCAGAGGTATGGATTACAAATGCTGCGCTACGAAGGAGTCCTCAAACTGGCCTTCGAGCAGTTGGTAACCGAGGATCCCCAGGTGCGGGCCATGTTCCTCGGCTGCCGTCGCAGTGATCCCGGGGGCTCCAATCTCCACGAGATGCTTCCCTGCGACAACGGTTGGCCAGCGATGATGCGGATTTTTCCCCTGCTCCATTGGAGCTACCATGACATTTGGAGCTATTTGCGGTCCAACAATGTGCCCTACTGCTGCCTCTACGACCAGGGATACACTTCTCTGGGAGACCGCAGTTCAACGCGCCTGAATCCCAGTCTGCTGGTCTACAACCAGCAGCTTGGCAAGATGACCTACCGGGCGGCCCACGAACTGGAGGACATCCGCCTCGAGAGGGCCAACAGGGATGAGCAAGGCCAGGCGACGGTGGGCGAGTCCAAGCAATAA
- the LOC108032736 gene encoding uncharacterized protein LOC108032736 isoform X2, which translates to MYTSFLLVDDMEQWVTDTFYSYFPGFNNENQKRQNYLRERQRENQQNFLKHQMLHPPATKHPRPGQVRKASQPPAVPAQNRSSQSSTSTSNHSTTDKTDLELIVNSNPNYVPPKIRTGTTRQKLLHDLGHVELSNIVTGDGIMERNLRSAELETARKKDYQRDLMQQIDEKRRSIELIREKERRQEEALTRRLEAQLKTIQLEEQLEKERLRAERARIDSEQNRLMREQLLAKLEQDAQLLQAKETNNLADTPRTSRIKGKSYNASNISTDSNANRVYKYFSNSAHHEYRRGQPLPPAVELDFEVPQMAKIERECFHLCDKICPLCDEPLKSYESCCLRCQRKLAVKLKQKEPKRNGEKTEDDSEENKEELEDRGEDREEEPNHNCQSSYALVCHKCERLYAMCTQCLAKSDVCRACQRERNVCMNCRRNLCSFCLEEVACGRDTERTHVNDKETTRESPKSDAFKVLELNYAVAPAKDSTAGLSDVSPPYSVNIARNSVFHADYKPTPVKPSILDQLPTSGSANTSLEIDSADEQAVERLRRQTDQRLSRYLKNYGDLATKQQQKLQQMELQRSKSESRHRGTQTTPQSLARRDVVLREAAGHNLSMPLLREMPKMTRQETGAPLAENGQRKIDNLKKRWEVPAVQKFTVSTSSPKILTQVGAIRKQLQAARFFDDEVDPEDY; encoded by the exons ATGTATACAAGCTTCTTGCTGGTG GATGATATGGAGCAATGGGTTACGGACACATTTTATTCGTACTTCCCCGGCTTTAACAATGAAAATCAGAAGCGGCAGAATTATTTGCGTGAGCGACAGCGCGAGAACCAGCAGAACTTTCTCAAGCACCAG ATGCTCCATCCGCCGGCCACCAAGCATCCGCGACCGGGACAAGTGAGGAAGGCATCCCAACCGCCGGCGGTTCCGGCCCAAAACCGCTCCAGCCAATCTAGCACCAGCACCTCGAACCACAGCACAACGGATAAGACTGACTTAGAGTTAATTGTAAATAGTAATCCCAACTATGTGCCGCCCAAGATTCGGACCGGCACAACGCGTCAGAAACTCCTTCATGACCTGGGTCATGTGGAGCTCTCGAATATTGTAACAGGCGATGGTATAATGGAGCGCAATCTGCGGAGTGCCGAGCTGGAAACAGCTCGCAAAAAGGACTACCAGCGGGACCTAATGCAGCAAATCGATGAGAAGCGTCGCTCTATAGAATTGATAAGGGAAAAAGAGCGTCGTCAGGAGGAGGCACTGACCAG GCGACTGGAGGCCCAACTAAAAACAATACAGTTGGAAGAGCAGTTGGAGAAGGAGCGTTTGCGAGCCGAAAGG GCTCGCATCGACTCGGAACAGAATCGCTTGATGCGCGAACAGTTGTTGGCCAAGCTGGAGCAGGATGCCCAGTTGCTGCAAGCCAAGGAGACAAACAATCTAGCCGACACGCCCAGGACGTCTCGCATCAAAGGCAAAAGCTACAACGCCAGCAATATCAGCACAGATAGCAACGCCAACCGGGTGTACAAATACTTCAGCAACTCGGCCCATCACGAGTACAGACGTGGTCAGCCCTTGCCGCCGGCCGTTGAGCTGGACTTTGAGGTGCCCCAAATGGCCAAGATCGAGCGCGAGTGCTTCCATCTCTGCGATAAAATTTGTCCGCTCTGCGATGAGCCGCTAAAGAGCTACGAGAGCTGCTGCCTGCGATGCCAGCGGAAATTGGCCGTAAAACTTAAGCAAAAGGAGCCCAAGCGGAATGGCGAAAAGACGGAGGACGACTCAGAGGAGAACAAAGAGGAGCTGGAGGACCGGGGTGAAGATAGGGAGGAGGAACCTAACCATAACTGCCAGAGCAGCTACGCCCTGGTGTGCCACAAATGTGAGCGCCTCTATGCCATGTGCACCCAGTGCCTGGCCAAAAGCGATGTCTGCCGGGCATGCCAGCGGGAGCGGAATGTCTGCATGAACTGTCGCCGGAATCTGTGCTCGTTTTGCCTGGAGGAGGTTGCCTGCGGCAGGGACACGGAGCGCACTCATGTTAATGACAAGGAAACCACCAGGGAATCTCCTAAAAGCGACGCCTTTAAAGTCCTCGAACTGAACTATGCTGTCGCCCCAGCTAAGGATTCCACGGCCGGTTTGTCCGATGTGTCGCCTCCATATTCTGTGAACATAGCGCGAAACTCTGTATTCCATGCCGACTATAAGCCGACTCCCGTGAAGCCTTcaatcctcgaccagctgccGACCTCGGGGAGTGCCAACACCAGTTTAGAGATAGACAGCGCCGATGAGCAGGCTGTGGAGCGGTTGCGTCGTCAAACGGATCAGCGGTTGTCTCGCTACCTCAAAAACTACGGCGATCTGGCCaccaagcagcagcagaagttGCAGCAGATGGAGTTGCAGCGGAGCAAGAGCGAGTCCCGTCATCGCGGCACTCAAACTACACCGCAATCGTTAGCCAGAAGGGATGTTGTCCTCAGGGAGGCAGCTGGTCACAATCTTTCGATGCCTCTCCTTCGCGAGATGCCCAAAATGACGCGTCAGGAGACGGGTGCACCCCTGGCTGAAAATGGCCAACGCAAGATTGACAATCTAAAAAAGCGATGGGAG GTGCCTGCCGTGCAAAAGTTCACCGTTTCAACATCATCGCCTAAAATCTTAACCCAAGTGGGAGCCATAAGAAAGCAGTTACAGGCGGCGAGATTCTTTGATGATGAAGTTGATCCGGAAGATTATTAG
- the LOC108032642 gene encoding 60S ribosomal protein L24: MKIGLCAFSGYKIYPGHGKTMVKVDGKSFTFLDKKCERSYLMKRNPRKVTWTVLYRRKHRKGIEEEASKKRTRRTQKFQRAIVGASLAEILAKRNMKPEVRKAQREQAIKVAKEQKRATKAAKKAAAPAPAKKSAPKQKAQKVTQKAAPRVGGKR, from the exons ATGAA AATTGGCTTGTGCGCATTCAGCGGGTACAAAATCTACCCCGGCCATGGCAAGACCATGGTTAAGGTCGATGGCAAG TCCTTCACCTTCCTGGACAAGAAGTGCGAGCGCTCCTACCTGATGAAGCGCAATCCCCGCAAGGTTACGTGGACCGTGCTGTACCGCCGCAAGCACCGCAAGGGTATCGAGGAGGAGGCTTCCAAGAAGCGCACCCGCCGCACCCAGAAGTTCCAGCGCGCCATCGTCGGTGCCTCGCTGGCCGAGATCTTGGCCAAGCGTAACATGAAGCCCGAGGTTCGCAAGGCTCAGCGTGAGCAGGCCATCAAGGTGGCCAAGGAGCAGAAGCGTGCCACCAAGGCCGCCAAGAAGGCTGCCGCCCCCGCGCCCGCCAAGAAGTCCGCCCCCAAGCAGAAGGCCCAAAAGGTCACCCAGAAGGCCGCCCCCCGCGTCGGAGGCAAGCGGTAA
- the LOC108032458 gene encoding vitelline membrane protein Vm34Ca, producing the protein MKCIAIVSTICLLAAFVAADKEDKMLGSSYGGGYGKPAAAPAPQAYAAPAPAPQAYAAPAAPSYGAAPVSIPAPPCPKNYLFSCQPNLAPVPCSAPAPSYGSAGAYSQYAPVYAPQPLQW; encoded by the coding sequence ATGAAGTGCATCGCCATCGTCTCCACCATCTGCCTGCTGGCCGCTTTCGTTGCCGCCGATAAGGAGGATAAGATGCTCGGCTCGTCCTACGGTGGTGGCTACGGCAAGCCcgccgctgctcctgctccccaGGCCTACGCTGCCCCGGCTCCCGCTCCCCAGGCCTACGCCGCCCCAGCTGCTCCATCCTACGGCGCTGCCCCCGTCTCCATCCCGGCTCCTCCCTGCCCCAAGAACTACCTGTTCAGCTGCCAGCCCAACCTGGCCCCAGTGCCCTGCAGCGCCCCAGCTCCCAGCTACGGATCCGCCGGTGCCTACTCGCAGTACGCCCCCGTCTACGCCCCCCAGCCCCTCCAGTGGTAA
- the LOC108032736 gene encoding uncharacterized protein LOC108032736 isoform X3, which yields MEQWVTDTFYSYFPGFNNENQKRQNYLRERQRENQQNFLKHQMLHPPATKHPRPGQVRKASQPPAVPAQNRSSQSSTSTSNHSTTDKTDLELIVNSNPNYVPPKIRTGTTRQKLLHDLGHVELSNIVTGDGIMERNLRSAELETARKKDYQRDLMQQIDEKRRSIELIREKERRQEEALTRRLEAQLKTIQLEEQLEKERLRAERARIDSEQNRLMREQLLAKLEQDAQLLQAKETNNLADTPRTSRIKGKSYNASNISTDSNANRVYKYFSNSAHHEYRRGQPLPPAVELDFEVPQMAKIERECFHLCDKICPLCDEPLKSYESCCLRCQRKLAVKLKQKEPKRNGEKTEDDSEENKEELEDRGEDREEEPNHNCQSSYALVCHKCERLYAMCTQCLAKSDVCRACQRERNVCMNCRRNLCSFCLEEVACGRDTERTHVNDKETTRESPKSDAFKVLELNYAVAPAKDSTAGLSDVSPPYSVNIARNSVFHADYKPTPVKPSILDQLPTSGSANTSLEIDSADEQAVERLRRQTDQRLSRYLKNYGDLATKQQQKLQQMELQRSKSESRHRGTQTTPQSLARRDVVLREAAGHNLSMPLLREMPKMTRQETGAPLAENGQRKIDNLKKRWEVPAVQKFTVSTSSPKILTQVGAIRKQLQAARFFDDEVDPEDY from the exons ATGGAGCAATGGGTTACGGACACATTTTATTCGTACTTCCCCGGCTTTAACAATGAAAATCAGAAGCGGCAGAATTATTTGCGTGAGCGACAGCGCGAGAACCAGCAGAACTTTCTCAAGCACCAG ATGCTCCATCCGCCGGCCACCAAGCATCCGCGACCGGGACAAGTGAGGAAGGCATCCCAACCGCCGGCGGTTCCGGCCCAAAACCGCTCCAGCCAATCTAGCACCAGCACCTCGAACCACAGCACAACGGATAAGACTGACTTAGAGTTAATTGTAAATAGTAATCCCAACTATGTGCCGCCCAAGATTCGGACCGGCACAACGCGTCAGAAACTCCTTCATGACCTGGGTCATGTGGAGCTCTCGAATATTGTAACAGGCGATGGTATAATGGAGCGCAATCTGCGGAGTGCCGAGCTGGAAACAGCTCGCAAAAAGGACTACCAGCGGGACCTAATGCAGCAAATCGATGAGAAGCGTCGCTCTATAGAATTGATAAGGGAAAAAGAGCGTCGTCAGGAGGAGGCACTGACCAG GCGACTGGAGGCCCAACTAAAAACAATACAGTTGGAAGAGCAGTTGGAGAAGGAGCGTTTGCGAGCCGAAAGG GCTCGCATCGACTCGGAACAGAATCGCTTGATGCGCGAACAGTTGTTGGCCAAGCTGGAGCAGGATGCCCAGTTGCTGCAAGCCAAGGAGACAAACAATCTAGCCGACACGCCCAGGACGTCTCGCATCAAAGGCAAAAGCTACAACGCCAGCAATATCAGCACAGATAGCAACGCCAACCGGGTGTACAAATACTTCAGCAACTCGGCCCATCACGAGTACAGACGTGGTCAGCCCTTGCCGCCGGCCGTTGAGCTGGACTTTGAGGTGCCCCAAATGGCCAAGATCGAGCGCGAGTGCTTCCATCTCTGCGATAAAATTTGTCCGCTCTGCGATGAGCCGCTAAAGAGCTACGAGAGCTGCTGCCTGCGATGCCAGCGGAAATTGGCCGTAAAACTTAAGCAAAAGGAGCCCAAGCGGAATGGCGAAAAGACGGAGGACGACTCAGAGGAGAACAAAGAGGAGCTGGAGGACCGGGGTGAAGATAGGGAGGAGGAACCTAACCATAACTGCCAGAGCAGCTACGCCCTGGTGTGCCACAAATGTGAGCGCCTCTATGCCATGTGCACCCAGTGCCTGGCCAAAAGCGATGTCTGCCGGGCATGCCAGCGGGAGCGGAATGTCTGCATGAACTGTCGCCGGAATCTGTGCTCGTTTTGCCTGGAGGAGGTTGCCTGCGGCAGGGACACGGAGCGCACTCATGTTAATGACAAGGAAACCACCAGGGAATCTCCTAAAAGCGACGCCTTTAAAGTCCTCGAACTGAACTATGCTGTCGCCCCAGCTAAGGATTCCACGGCCGGTTTGTCCGATGTGTCGCCTCCATATTCTGTGAACATAGCGCGAAACTCTGTATTCCATGCCGACTATAAGCCGACTCCCGTGAAGCCTTcaatcctcgaccagctgccGACCTCGGGGAGTGCCAACACCAGTTTAGAGATAGACAGCGCCGATGAGCAGGCTGTGGAGCGGTTGCGTCGTCAAACGGATCAGCGGTTGTCTCGCTACCTCAAAAACTACGGCGATCTGGCCaccaagcagcagcagaagttGCAGCAGATGGAGTTGCAGCGGAGCAAGAGCGAGTCCCGTCATCGCGGCACTCAAACTACACCGCAATCGTTAGCCAGAAGGGATGTTGTCCTCAGGGAGGCAGCTGGTCACAATCTTTCGATGCCTCTCCTTCGCGAGATGCCCAAAATGACGCGTCAGGAGACGGGTGCACCCCTGGCTGAAAATGGCCAACGCAAGATTGACAATCTAAAAAAGCGATGGGAG GTGCCTGCCGTGCAAAAGTTCACCGTTTCAACATCATCGCCTAAAATCTTAACCCAAGTGGGAGCCATAAGAAAGCAGTTACAGGCGGCGAGATTCTTTGATGATGAAGTTGATCCGGAAGATTATTAG